Proteins from a genomic interval of Salvelinus alpinus chromosome 7, SLU_Salpinus.1, whole genome shotgun sequence:
- the prkar1ab gene encoding protein kinase, cAMP-dependent, regulatory, type I, alpha (tissue specific extinguisher 1) b, whose protein sequence is MASGSTSSEEERSLRECELYVQKHNIQQLLKDCIVQLCTSRPDRPMAFLREYFERLEKEEAKQILNQQKASSRSDSRDEEVSPPMNPVVKGRRRRGAISAEVYTEEDAASYVRKFIPKDYKTMAALAKAIKRNVLFSHLDDNERSDIFDAMFSVTYITGETVIMQGDEGDNFYVIDQGETDVYVNNEWVTSIGEGGSFGELALIYGTPRAATVRAKSNVKLWGIDRDSYRRILMGSTLRKRKMYEEFLSKVSILESLDKWERLTVADSLEPVQFDDGQKIVVQGEPGDEFFIILEGSAAVLQRRSENEEFVEVGRLQPSDYFGEIALLMNRPRAATVVARGPLKCVKLDRPRFERVLGPCSDILKRNIQQYNSFVSLSV, encoded by the exons ATGGCGTCGGGCAGTACGAGCagcgaggaggagaggagtcTGAGGGAGTGTGAGCTGTACGTGCAGAAGCACAACATCCAGCAGCTGCTGAAGGACTGCATCGTCCAGCTGTGTACCTCTAGGCCTGACAGACCCATGGCCTTCCTCAGAGAGTACTTCGAAAGGCTGGAGAAG GAGGAGGCCAAGCAAATCCTGAACCAGCAGAAGGCCAGCAGCCGTTCTGACTCCCGGGATGAGGAGGTGTCTCCTCCCATGAATCCTGTTGTCAAGGGTCGGCGGCGGAGAGGAGCCATCAGTGCTGAGGTCTACACAGAGGAGGATGCTGCATCCTATGTCAGAAAG TTCATTcctaaagactacaaaacaaTGGCTGCCCTAGCTAAAGCTATCAAAAGGAATGTGCTTTTCTCTCACTTGGATGACAACGAGAGGAG CGACATCTTTGACGCCATGTTTTCAGTTACCTACATCACTGGAGAGACTGTTATTATGCAAG GTGACGAGGGAGATAATTTCTACGTCATCGACCAAGGAGAGACGGAT GTGTATGTGAACAACGAGTGGGTGACCAGTATCGGGGAGGGGGGCAGCTTCGGAGAGTTGGCCCTGATCTACGGGACCCCCAGGGCTGCCACCGTCCGAGCCAAGAGCAACGTCAAACTGTGGGGCATCGACAGAGACAGCTACAGGAGGATACTCATG GGAAGCActttgaggaagaggaagatgtacGAGGAGTTCCTCAGCAAAGTTTCCATCTTAG AGTCTCTGGACAAATGGGAGCGTCTGACGGTGGCTGACTCTCTGGAGCCGGTGCAGTTTGATGACGGACAGAAGATCGTGGTGCAGGGAGAGCCTGGCGACGAGTTCTTTATCATACTGGAG GGTTCTGCAGCTGTGTTGCAGCGTCGCTCTGAGAACGAGGAGTTTGTGGAGGTTGGGAGATTACAACCGTCTGACTACTTTG GTGAGATTGCCCTGCTGATGAACCGTCCCCGTGCTGCCACTGTGGTCGCCCGCGGTCCTCTGAAGTGTGTGAAGCTGGACCGACCACGGTTCGAACGCGTCCTAGGGCCCTGCTCGGACATTCTCAAACGCAACATCCAACAGTACAACAGCTTCGTTtcactgtctgtctga
- the fam20a gene encoding pseudokinase FAM20A isoform X2: MKLYSEAATLLEHQATFDPEASWLKFHLGINRYALYAREDPTIPRLLKDMQSTAVISADYTQDEKALKGACDCTRVVKPSGYHLKLALKMQNFGKAMFKPMRQQRDQETPDDLFYFVDFQRHNAEIAAFHLDRILDFRRVPPVVGRLVNLTGEILLTTHNEDLRSVFFTSPANNTCFFAKCLYMCKTEYAVCGSPDLLEGSMSAYLPGLSIAPRISIPNPWIRSYTFTGREEWEVNPLYCDTIKQLYPYNSGNRLLNIIDMAIFDFLIGNMDRHHYEIFTKFGDEGFLLHFDNARGFGKHSQDEMSILAPLSQCCIIKRSTLLRLQLLSQDRYRLSDVMRESLGGDALQPVLTEPHLQALDRRLQRVLKTVHRCVRRLGEAQVITTDFVDTSAMPESVKPVSAPNKER, from the exons aTGAAGCTGTACAGCGAGGCAGCAACGTTGCTGGAACACCAAGCGACCTTTGACCCTGAGGCCAGCTGGCTGAAGTTCCACCTGGGCATTAATCGCTACGCTCTGTATGCCCGCGAGGACCCCACAATCCCCCGCCTGCTGAAGGACATGCAGTCCACCGCCGTCATCAGCGCAG ATTACACTCAAGACGAAAAGGCCCTCAAAGGAGCGTGTGACTGTACCCGGG TGGTAAAGCCCAGTGGATACCACCTCAAGCTGGCCCTGAAGATGCAGAACTTTGGCAAGGCCATGTTCAAACCCATGAG ACAGCAGAGAGACCAGGAGACTCCTGATGATTTGTTCTACTTCGTCGACTTCCAGAGACACAATGCTGAGATTGCTGCCTTTCATCTGGACAG AATCCTGGACTTCCGGAGGGTACCGCCGGTGGTGGGCAGGCTGGTGAATTTGACGGGGGAGATTCTCCTGACCACTCACAATGAGGACCTAAGGAGTGTGTTCTTTACCTCTCCAG CGAACAACACGTGTTTCTTTGCTAAGTGTCTGTACATGTGTAAGACGGAGTATGCAGTGTGTGGGAGCCCTGACTTGCTGGAGGGCTCCATGTCAGCCTACCTCCCCGGTCTCAGCATCGCCCCTCGTATCTCCATCCCCAACCCGTGGATACGATCATACACCTTCACTGGCAGGGAGGA GTGGGAGGTGAACCCCTTGTACTGTGACACCATAAAGCAGCTGTATCCCTACAACTCAGGGAACCGACTGCTCAACATCATAGACATGGCCATCTTTGACTTCCTTATTG GTAACATGGACAGGCACCATTATGAGATCTTCACCAAGTTTGGCGATGAAGGTTTTCTTCTTCACTTTGACAACGCCAGAGG GTTTGGGAAGCATTCTCAAGATGAGATGTCCATACTGGCTCCACTGTCACAGTGCTGCAT tATAAAGCGTTCCACGTTACTGCGGCTGCAGCTCCTCTCCCAGGACCGCTACAGGCTCAGTGACGTGATGAGGGAGTCCCTGGGAGGAGACGCACTGCAGCCGGTCCTTACTGAGCCCCACCTGCAGGCCCTGGACCGCCGGCTGCAGCGTGTTCTGAAGACAGTCCACAGGTGTGTCCGCAGGCTGGGAGAGGCTCAGGTGATCACCACAGACTTTGTTGATACCTCCGCCATGCCTGAGTCTGTCAAACCAGTATCTGCGCCCAACAAGGAGAGGTAA